A genomic region of Homalodisca vitripennis isolate AUS2020 chromosome 5, UT_GWSS_2.1, whole genome shotgun sequence contains the following coding sequences:
- the LOC124363424 gene encoding uncharacterized protein LOC124363424, with protein sequence MKLLLEMRQENKDQTKKLELGKFIELCHQTISELRKTVDSQSEALNKYKDLYEQLLFEHKRLQIKIVELEARQDEAEQYSRLNTIEIHGVPEKENENVFSLVQQVGNSLNIQVKEEMVDVCHRLGGKSGERPRGIVVKFTRRIVKEEFLQKRRVKRNLNTSDIGFPSLTSVMYINESLTPTRRRIFNEVRSIKKEKGFTFVWIRNGKILVRPSEGDKVSAVSNWNDVEKLRKLPAATGSPQAPGN encoded by the coding sequence ATGAAGCTACTACTCGAGATGAGACAAGAAAACAAAGATCAAACTAAAAAACTTGAACTTGGAAAATTCATCGAACTCTGCCATCAAACTATCTCTGAGTTAAGGAAAACTGTGGATTCACAGTCTGAGGCTTTGAACAAGTATAAAGACTTGTATGAACAACTTTTGTTCGAACATAAAAGgctgcaaattaaaattgttgagcTGGAAGCCCGTCAAGACGAAGCTGAGCAATACTCTAGACTTAATACAATAGAAATCCATGGGGTTCCtgagaaagaaaatgaaaatgttttcagtCTAGTTCAACAAGTCGGAAACAGTCTAAACATACAAGTAAAGGAAGAGATGGTGGATGTCTGCCACAGACTTGGAGGGAAAAGTGGCGAAAGACCCCGAGGCATCGTAGTGAAGTTTACAAGAAGAATAGTCAAGGAAgagtttctacaaaaaaggaGAGTTAAGAGAAATCTGAATACGTCTGACATTGGTTTCCCAAGCCTAACAAGTGTCATGTATATAAATGAGAGCCTTACACCTACAAGACGGCGGATATTCAACGAAGTACGATCGATCAAGAAAGAAAAAGGATTCACGTTCGTCTGGATACGGAACGGCAAGATCCTGGTCCGACCATCAGAAGGTGACAAGGTGTCAGCAGTGAGCAACTGGAACGACGTGGAGAAGCTGAGGAAGCTGCCGGCAGCAACAGGCTCGCCTCAAGCTCCAGGTAACTAA